The Amblyomma americanum isolate KBUSLIRL-KWMA chromosome 5, ASM5285725v1, whole genome shotgun sequence genome window below encodes:
- the LOC144134084 gene encoding uncharacterized protein LOC144134084, whose product MKRAASLRSPRSSELSPALTPSSPASPRDLQEPVGSPSGPRSMPLSPGALYQHLVSPRRKQIHLAPRIRIAAAFVTAVVAGACFLLVLLAILFRTTPPKQTLLCTSPACEEFARRMAESVNQSADPCANFDAYVCGGWRARRKYSVHAELVANAVDDMTEAASKDTNPPTSGQSIAQKAGLFYRSCDMVWRGQRDELPTIRDALRRVGIMWPRRAEAPNVLRTLFSLSIELDWAVVIGVVPLRKKVWVDVPDSFEFIAREQERLRRLGGRRRSFEFIRNRFSDKHITTTIRYEELSRLEEAFLLQLNDARKRENEAQVPANVVHKQKWAALLTEFNMTTVPLFLTKHLSYITKFHELWKNFGENATHLFISWMAVRYTSLFANNELIFNYYASTNYDVIKYHQGRWCFKLAYKFVGDYIFAPYNSYAFNLEIRRDVENIVLAIRKKFASRLSSKPPYSTYTSSRIRWSSLAIVMSVLNTTMDSDFKFKTPTSSVPDMTLSLARNWQAAWRMKRFQKIDPVPRMLVWDDIHTFWSYSLWGGDFVLAPYILSFPLYDLGLVDAVKYGAFGAHVAEACANVSILRYASAKTTASAINAAINCIEATGARGRLAALRDVAALEVLADAFETHGSRSKLAKFSMTEAQLLFATWCYIRCRGNSESLGDECSSAVRHVAAFSEAFSCRVGKPLNPENKCVVF is encoded by the exons ATGAAACGGGCGGCCTCACTACGATCACCCCGGTCCTCCGAACTGAGCCCGGCGTTGACGCCCTCGAGTCCCGCAAGCCCCCGG GACCTACAAGAGCCCGTCGGAAGCCCTTCGGGGCCAAGATCCATGCCATTG TCACCAGGCGCTCTGTACCAGCACCTCGTTTCTCCGCGTCGGAAGCAGATACATTTGGCACCCCGCATCAGAATCGCCGCTGCGTTCGTCACCGCTGTCGTAGCCGGCGCCTGCTTCCTGCTTGTCCTGCTGGCGATCCTTTTTCGCACAACGCCCCCGAAGCAGACCTTGCTATGCACCAGTCCCGCTTGCGAGGAGTTCGCCAGGCGCATGGCGGAGTCCGTCAACCAATCCGCAGACCCTTGCGCCAACTTCGACGCCTACGTCTGCGGCGGCTGGAGGGCCAGGCGGAAGTACTCAGTGCACGCGGAGCTGGTCGCCAACGCGGTGGACGACATGACAGAGGCTGCCAGCAAGGACACTAACCCGCCGACCTCTGGCCAGAGCATCGCCCAGAAGGCAGGCCTATTCTACCGTTCATGCGACATGGTATGGCGCGGACAGCGCGACGAACTGCCCACGATACGCGATGCCCTCCGAAGGGTGGGCATCATGTGGCCACGCCGGGCTGAGGCGCCCAACGTACTTCGCACCTTATTCAGCCTAAGCATAGAGCTTGACTGGGCCGTGGTCATAGGCGTGGTCCCACTCAGGAAGAAAGTGTGGGTAGATGTGCCCGACTCATTCGAGTTCATCGCCAGAGAACAAGAGAGGCTGCGCAGACTAGGCGGTCGACGCAGAAGCTTCGAGTTCATTAGGAACAGATTCTCCGACAAGCATATAACGACGACGATTAGGTACGAGGAACTGAGCAGGTTGGAAGAGGCTTTCCTTCTTCAGCTTAATGACGCCCGAAAACGAGAAAACGAGGCGCAAGTGCCAGCTAATGTAGTACACAAACAAAAATGGGCGGCATTACTGACCGAGTTTAACATGACCACAGTTCCATTATTTTTGACTAAACACTTGTCCTATATCACGAAGTTTCACGAACTTTGGAAAAATTTCGGGGAAAACGCGACTCACCTTTTCATCTCGTGGATGGCAGTACGATACACCAGTCTATTCGCAAACAACGAGCTGATCTTCAACTACTATGCCTCAACCAATTACGACGTAATTAAATACCATCAAGGACGCTGGTGCTTTAAGCTCGCCTACAAATTCGTCGGTGACTACATATTCGCTCCTTACAACTCTTATGCATTCAATCTTGAAATCCGCCGAGATGTAGAAAACATCGTCTTAGCCATTAGGAAAAAATTCGCTTCCcgactttcctcaaaaccaccgTACTCTACCTACACCTCCTCGAGAATCCGTTGGAGCTCGCTCGCCATTGTAATGAGCGTGTTGAACACAACGATGGATTCGGATTTTAAGTTCAAGACTCCAACGAGTTCAGTGCCGGACATGACACTCTCCCTCGCAAGAAACTGGCAAGCCGCTTGGAGAATGAAGCGGTTTCAGAAAATCGACCCCGTGCCACGTATGCTCGTCTGGGACGACATCCACACTTTCTGGTCCTACTCCCTTTGGGGCGGAGACTTCGTCCTGGCCCCGTACATCCTTTCATTTCCGCTGTACGACCTCGGTCTCGTTGATGCTGTCAAGTATGGGGCGTTCGGCGCTCACGTGGCAGAGGCGTGTGCCAACGTCTCTATCCTCCGCTACGCCAGTGCGAAGACGACGGCCAGCGCAATAAACGCCGCAATCAACTGCATAGAGGCCACGGGTGCCAGAGGTAGGCTGGCAGCGCTGCGTGACGTGGCGGCCCTGGAAGTGCTCGCGGACGCATTCGAGACGCACGGCTCGCGGTCCAAGCTGGCGAAATTCAGCATGACGGAGGCACAGCTATTGTTCGCCACCTGGTGCTACATCCGCTGCCGCGGGAACTCGGAGTCCCTGGGCGACGAGTGCAGCTCCGCTGTGCGGCACGTGGCTGCCTTCAGCGAAGCTTTCTCCTGCAGAGTTGGCAAACCACTGAACCCGGAGAACAAATGTGTCGTCTTCTAA